The Acidobacteriota bacterium genome includes a region encoding these proteins:
- a CDS encoding MBL fold metallo-hydrolase, with protein MPRSTWTFEMQCQGPARSPASQNQSKGPASLAGTAGWEFSFSCLLKPGLPFLFAMVALVCFVMPQMARSADDSYYDVQEVKPNVFVWVAKDILNQEGDPQFNRAGNAGFIITPEGVVVINTTNSPFNARSLLFEIRKRTSEPVRYVINTGASPDVMLGNEAFEDFQPSILSTPQAAQAMHEYKDGFSARVEANWKIAASMRGVHPLPPTSTFEKEDTLKVGGQEIRLINLGENASPGDAAVYLPGARVLFLGNVFDNEYIPRIGPANMDQWIETLRKVESWRVDVYVPGHGQPAGKGRVQQFRGFLEWLYGKVRSGMQSGKSLMQIQTEMVPFPNLHWHAPELEPEAVAGVFRLLARTESQASSSTQSQSP; from the coding sequence GTGCCCAGGTCTACGTGGACATTTGAGATGCAATGCCAGGGTCCGGCGCGTTCGCCGGCTTCTCAAAATCAATCCAAAGGACCAGCGTCACTAGCGGGCACCGCTGGTTGGGAATTCTCCTTTTCATGTCTTCTAAAACCAGGGCTTCCATTCCTGTTTGCAATGGTAGCGCTGGTCTGTTTCGTCATGCCGCAGATGGCCCGGTCAGCGGACGACAGCTACTATGACGTCCAGGAAGTCAAGCCGAACGTTTTTGTCTGGGTCGCGAAGGACATTCTCAACCAGGAGGGTGATCCCCAGTTCAACCGCGCGGGCAACGCAGGCTTCATCATCACGCCCGAGGGCGTGGTTGTCATCAATACGACCAACAGCCCGTTCAATGCGCGGTCCCTGCTGTTTGAGATCCGCAAGCGCACCTCCGAGCCTGTCCGCTACGTCATCAACACCGGCGCTTCGCCTGACGTGATGCTGGGCAACGAGGCGTTTGAGGATTTCCAGCCTTCCATCCTTTCCACGCCCCAGGCCGCCCAGGCCATGCACGAATATAAGGACGGATTTTCCGCCCGCGTCGAAGCCAACTGGAAAATTGCGGCCAGCATGCGGGGCGTCCATCCGCTTCCGCCCACGAGTACTTTTGAAAAGGAAGATACCCTCAAGGTTGGTGGCCAGGAGATCAGGCTGATCAATTTGGGTGAGAACGCGTCGCCGGGCGATGCCGCAGTTTATCTGCCGGGAGCGAGGGTGCTCTTCCTCGGCAACGTTTTTGACAACGAATACATCCCCCGCATCGGTCCTGCGAACATGGACCAGTGGATCGAGACGCTGCGCAAGGTGGAATCCTGGAGAGTTGATGTCTACGTTCCGGGTCATGGCCAGCCGGCCGGGAAGGGCAGGGTGCAGCAATTCCGCGGCTTTCTGGAATGGCTCTACGGGAAAGTGCGCTCCGGAATGCAGAGCGGCAAGAGCCTGATGCAAATCCAGACCGAGATGGTCCCCTTCCCGAACCTGCACTGGCACGCGCCCGAGCTCGAGCCCGAGGCCGTCGCGGGGGTCTTCCGCCTGCTGGCCAGAACCGAGAGCCAGGCTTCGTCATCTACTCAATCACAAAGTCCATAA
- a CDS encoding cupin domain-containing protein, which yields MHNPRRAFLAALPALVAAGALAAEKNYLPSKVYEFSQLPVHHGKTNTSRAVLDGLTHEDCRIEVHESDLAPGAMPHAPHHHSHEEMFLIRQGTLEVTISGKSSTAGPGSVAFISSNDVHGIRNVGGDHAQYFVLAIHRPSDKES from the coding sequence ATGCACAATCCACGACGAGCTTTCCTCGCCGCGCTTCCTGCCCTCGTGGCCGCCGGCGCGCTGGCGGCCGAAAAGAATTATCTGCCCTCAAAGGTTTATGAATTTTCTCAACTGCCGGTGCACCACGGTAAGACCAACACCTCCCGCGCGGTGCTCGACGGCCTCACGCATGAAGATTGCAGAATTGAAGTCCATGAATCGGATTTGGCTCCGGGCGCCATGCCTCACGCTCCCCACCACCACTCTCATGAGGAAATGTTCCTCATCCGCCAGGGCACGCTGGAAGTTACCATCAGCGGAAAGAGCAGCACGGCGGGGCCGGGCTCGGTGGCCTTTATCTCTTCCAACGACGTTCATGGAATCCGCAATGTGGGTGGCGATCACGCCCAGTATTTTGTGCTGGCCATCCATCGGCCGAGTGATAAGGAAAGTTGA
- a CDS encoding cupin domain-containing protein, producing MTREAAITHARTGASKLWAGTVVVGPAVRSGAHHHGELETVIYIVRGRARFRWGDRLEYVADAGPGDFVYVPPFVPHQEMNARSDQPVEGVVVRSGQEPIVVNLDIPSPEPGTSDAATDPFHSRE from the coding sequence ATGACGCGGGAAGCGGCCATTACCCACGCGCGCACCGGGGCGAGCAAGCTTTGGGCTGGAACAGTAGTGGTGGGGCCGGCGGTGCGCTCGGGCGCGCACCACCACGGCGAACTGGAAACCGTCATCTACATTGTGCGCGGCCGTGCGCGATTTCGCTGGGGCGACCGTCTGGAATACGTTGCCGATGCCGGCCCCGGTGATTTTGTCTACGTGCCGCCGTTTGTTCCGCACCAGGAAATGAACGCTCGTTCGGACCAGCCCGTCGAGGGAGTTGTTGTCCGCAGCGGCCAGGAGCCCATCGTGGTGAACCTCGATATCCCCAGCCCCGAGCCCGGCACCTCTGACGCCGCAACCGATCCCTTCCACTCGCGAGAGTAG
- a CDS encoding BON domain-containing protein: MPRFLVLPFLIVTAATPLTLFAHAQRPIPARAEERITREVRHDILMLPYYNVFDNITFKVEGYNVTLMGAVTEPTLKSSAGNVVKRVEGVERVDNRIEVLPVSNLDDQLRLRLYRAIYGYGALQRYALSVQKPIRIIVKNGNVTLEGVVDNEADKNMVNIRANGVSDVFSVKNNLRVVKP, from the coding sequence ATGCCTCGGTTTCTTGTTCTACCCTTTTTGATTGTCACGGCCGCCACACCTCTCACGCTGTTTGCCCACGCGCAACGGCCAATCCCCGCCCGGGCTGAAGAACGAATCACGCGCGAAGTTCGCCACGACATCCTGATGCTCCCTTACTACAATGTTTTTGACAATATCACCTTCAAGGTGGAAGGTTACAACGTTACGCTGATGGGCGCGGTAACCGAGCCTACATTGAAGAGCTCCGCGGGAAACGTGGTAAAGCGCGTCGAGGGAGTGGAAAGAGTGGATAACAGAATTGAAGTCCTGCCGGTATCCAATCTGGATGACCAGCTCCGCCTCAGATTATACCGCGCAATCTACGGCTATGGAGCGTTGCAGCGCTATGCCCTTTCAGTCCAGAAACCCATTCGCATCATTGTCAAGAACGGCAACGTCACCCTTGAAGGCGTGGTCGACAACGAAGCGGATAAAAATATGGTGAATATCCGCGCCAATGGCGTCTCCGACGTCTTCTCTGTAAAAAACAACCTGAGAGTCGTCAAGCCCTGA
- a CDS encoding sugar phosphate isomerase/epimerase, which produces MGPISRREAGKILVAGTAGVLLAEKSIFAAPKVNSVVRGVTIGAQSYSFRDRPLDAAIQGYLTVGLSECELYTGHVEPAHLDREALRKWRMAVPMSRFHEVRQKFDKAGIELYAYNYSFRKDFTHEEMDRGFQMARALGVKYITASSNVSLAHQVDLLAQKHKIMVGFHGHDDTRDPDEFSTADSFERALKGASPYLGINLDIGHFTAANQDAVSFLRKYHEKMVTLHIKDRKRNHGDNLPFGEGETPITAVLHLLRDNHWKIPANIEYEYGKKGMDTVAEMKKCYAYCRKAVES; this is translated from the coding sequence ATGGGCCCGATATCCCGGCGTGAAGCCGGTAAGATTCTTGTTGCAGGAACGGCGGGTGTGCTTCTGGCAGAAAAATCGATTTTTGCCGCGCCGAAGGTCAATTCTGTCGTGCGCGGAGTGACGATTGGGGCGCAGAGTTATTCTTTTCGCGACCGGCCGCTGGATGCTGCCATCCAGGGTTACCTGACCGTGGGGCTGAGCGAATGCGAGCTTTACACAGGTCACGTTGAGCCCGCCCATCTCGATCGTGAGGCGTTGCGCAAGTGGCGAATGGCCGTGCCGATGAGCCGCTTCCACGAAGTGCGGCAGAAATTCGACAAAGCCGGCATCGAGCTTTATGCCTACAACTACAGCTTTCGCAAGGATTTTACGCACGAGGAAATGGACCGCGGGTTCCAGATGGCCCGCGCGCTGGGAGTGAAATACATCACCGCGTCTTCCAACGTGAGCCTGGCGCACCAGGTTGACCTGCTGGCCCAGAAGCATAAAATCATGGTGGGCTTCCACGGCCACGACGACACGCGGGACCCTGATGAATTTTCAACCGCAGACAGCTTCGAGCGCGCGCTGAAGGGGGCTTCGCCCTACCTCGGCATCAATCTCGATATTGGACACTTCACCGCTGCCAACCAGGATGCCGTCAGTTTCCTCCGCAAATATCATGAGAAGATGGTGACGCTCCACATCAAGGACCGCAAGCGGAACCACGGCGATAACCTGCCCTTCGGCGAAGGCGAAACGCCCATCACTGCCGTGCTCCACCTGCTGCGCGACAACCACTGGAAGATTCCCGCCAACATCGAGTACGAGTACGGCAAAAAGGGAATGGACACCGTCGCCGAAATGAAGAAGTGTTACGCCTACTGCCGCAAGGCGGTGGAAAGCTAG
- a CDS encoding MFS transporter, which translates to MIDVREEIENAEVGSYHRLIAVLIALAVFFDGYDTFSPAYVIHYVMKPWHLPPSQAGLLVSSGLVGFMLGSLAQGEFSDRYGRRVTLLGALWIATVFSLGTALFARSFWTFCGLRVLTGLGLGALLPIGVTYLTEFAPRRTLHTFTTWGWALGWAIGSVAVSLVGVFLTPSLGWQTLYYVASLSVVLAVVCHFVLPESLHFSAMRGRVGDIPATLSRLNPSRAAAYADPGAQFIFAEPGDRAASFALLLSGRYRSTSLAVWAAAFFILFSIFGLASWIPTVMMRRGETFAVSFAFGGLIQIMGFVGALLCGLLAERTGRDRIFLSVWWLGGALSILALALVNDHYLNIFLIAVAGFCIPGGQNILNNFTAASYETEVRGTAVGTMLGVGRLGAILGPFLAGWLQQIYPGSMALFGAISLAVALGACAAMVAPPRHTRAIFGQGKSVCAAIRKDV; encoded by the coding sequence ATGATTGATGTCCGTGAAGAAATCGAGAACGCCGAGGTGGGGTCCTACCACCGGCTGATCGCTGTGCTCATCGCTCTGGCTGTTTTTTTCGACGGCTATGATACATTCAGCCCGGCCTACGTCATTCATTATGTTATGAAGCCGTGGCACCTGCCGCCCAGCCAGGCCGGGCTGCTGGTTTCGAGCGGGCTGGTGGGATTCATGTTGGGCTCGCTCGCGCAGGGGGAGTTCTCTGACCGGTATGGCCGCCGGGTGACTCTGCTTGGGGCGCTGTGGATAGCAACCGTTTTCAGCCTCGGCACAGCCCTCTTCGCGCGGTCTTTCTGGACATTTTGCGGCCTTCGCGTGCTGACCGGCCTTGGCCTCGGTGCATTGCTGCCCATCGGTGTCACATACCTCACAGAGTTCGCGCCTCGCCGCACGCTCCACACCTTCACCACCTGGGGATGGGCACTCGGTTGGGCCATTGGAAGCGTTGCCGTGTCGCTGGTTGGCGTTTTCCTGACGCCATCTTTGGGATGGCAAACGCTTTATTATGTTGCTTCTCTCTCAGTTGTCCTGGCCGTCGTCTGCCACTTCGTGCTTCCGGAATCGCTCCATTTCTCGGCCATGCGAGGCAGGGTGGGCGACATTCCCGCGACCCTCAGCCGCCTGAATCCCTCTCGTGCCGCCGCCTACGCCGATCCCGGGGCGCAGTTCATTTTCGCCGAGCCGGGCGATCGCGCCGCCTCATTCGCGCTACTCCTGTCGGGCCGCTATCGCAGCACGTCTCTTGCGGTATGGGCAGCGGCATTCTTCATTCTGTTCAGCATCTTTGGTCTGGCAAGCTGGATTCCCACAGTCATGATGCGGCGCGGGGAGACCTTTGCCGTGAGCTTTGCTTTTGGCGGGCTGATTCAGATCATGGGATTCGTGGGGGCCTTGCTTTGCGGCCTGCTCGCGGAGCGCACCGGCAGGGACCGCATTTTTCTTTCTGTCTGGTGGCTGGGAGGGGCCCTTTCGATCCTCGCTCTTGCTTTGGTCAACGACCACTACCTGAACATCTTCCTCATCGCGGTGGCGGGATTTTGCATTCCGGGCGGGCAGAACATTTTGAACAATTTCACCGCGGCTTCCTATGAAACCGAGGTGCGCGGAACGGCTGTGGGCACAATGCTCGGAGTCGGGCGCCTGGGCGCCATTTTGGGCCCCTTCCTGGCCGGCTGGCTGCAGCAAATCTACCCAGGATCGATGGCGTTGTTCGGTGCAATCAGCCTGGCTGTGGCGCTGGGTGCTTGCGCAGCGATGGTTGCGCCGCCCAGACACACGCGGGCGATCTTCGGGCAGGGCAAAAGCGTTTGCGCGGCAATTCGCAAAGACGTATAA